From a single Stomoxys calcitrans chromosome 4, idStoCalc2.1, whole genome shotgun sequence genomic region:
- the LOC106092655 gene encoding uncharacterized protein LOC106092655 isoform X2, which yields MSHHKNKSNGKLTDARESAWDQLTKVRKTPTTGSRQNSMNRTMQRFQLMKKLAANHNHQELLRKQQLQEEQRHPNTPEQRESPRGPLTGTNPIGDNRNFDLPSPSPMLERNNQGWNKTSKILSNPKSKRHHSYNAKFPRSPHRSLPHPKRNDHLQLSCVKPEMDSQGYFKPSKSSKLIKEMLNARSLKNTKSSVEKETSLHQHGTKRIALPEQFETSSSKTLIGSNPHNTDPNENVEKSPTRISRKNRISPTLQKPISPKTYIGDISNNTGLEEGLEETEDEYKLAPLMFSSAHCDLNSSQHILQSFQEVLQQRGESSMAAEELKIVKQVIKHDERYHQVDKNNTSLLKDILKTQLQDILKQQKVVKQALRKLDSEVSIASCEVLDLEPLNNKANDTQNPEDEDTKILKVDEVSKNCSSLEREILILKALGEKLELNLNRVSSQRNFYFKTPQDHQIMEKPPLQEIPTPRDNKMPLIQMKKKSFILLFEHYALSEVHIQGVIVITAVAQEFRIAQKSLVDLKQEAKCPFYIPLNTNTTIELKKTSFEQLRENPDMLLKQIKPKSPKVNFNFLDHDPLFFHDILFNNKKNVQEALNVDAAEDAIEKVEERPLLNEKVETSNVNSSIALNLAENDKHIEISPESDHQMMVKSKKRSRITRRYVTPLPLDKPNISPKNNLCKTILIGGVQISCFLLLIIAFTLPDVKC from the exons ATGAGCCACCATAAAAATAAATCTAATGGAAAGTTAACCGATGCTAG AGAATCAGCATGGGATCAACTAACTAAGGTACGCAAAACTCCAACTACAGGGTCTCGACAGAATTCCATGAACCGAACAATGCAGCGTTTTCAGCTCATGAAAAAATTAGCAGCAAATCACAATCATCAAGAATTattgcgaaaacaacaactacaagaAGAACAACGCCATCCAAATACTCCTGAGCAACGTGAAAGTCCTCGTGGTCCTTTGACAGGTACGAATCCTATTGGGGACAATCGCAACTTTGATCTACCATCACCGAGTCCTATGCTAGAAAGGAATAATCAGGGATGGAACAAAACATCCAAGATTTTGTCAAACCCAAAATCAAAGCGTCACCATTCATACAATGCTAAATTTCCTAGAAGCCCTCATCGTAGTTTGCCACATCCTAAACGGAATGACCATCTACAGTTGTCTTGTGTAAAGCCGGAAATGGATAGTCAAGGATATTTCAAACCATCCAAATCCTCAAAGCTCATTAAGGAAATGCTCAATGCCAGAAGTTTGAAAAATACCAAAAGCTCTGTGGAAAAGGAGACATCACTACATCAGCATGGTACCAAAAGAATAGCTTTACCTGAACAATTTGAGACTTCGAGCTCTAAAACTCTTATAGGCAGCAACCCTCATAATACTGACCCCAATGAAAATGTAGAGAAATCACCTACTCGAATTAGTAGGAAGAATAGAATTTCACCTACCCTACAAAAGCCTATAAGCCCCAAGACCTATATAGGCGATATCAGCAATAATACTGGGCTCGAGGAAGGTCTGGAGGAAACCGAGGATGAATACAAATTAGCCCCTTTGATGTTCTCATCCGCCCATTGCGACTTAAACAGCAGCCAACATATTTTGCAAAGCTTTCAGGAAGTTCTTCAACAGCGAGGCGAAAGCTCCATGGCAGCTGAAGAGTTGAAGATAGTAAAGCAGGTCATAAAACATGATGAACGTTATCATCAGGTGGATAAAAATAATACTTCATTGTTAAAGGATATACTCAAGACCCAATTGCAGGATATCCTTAAACAGCAGAAGGTGGTTAAGCAAGCTTTAAGAAAATTGGACTCGGAGGTAAGCATAGCAAGTTGTGAAGTGCTAGACTTAGAGCCTCTTAACAATAAGGCAAATGATACTCAAAACCCTGAAGACGAAGACACCAAGATATTAAAAGTTGACGAGGTTTCTAAAAATTGTTCCTCTCTAGAAAGGGAAATTCTCATACTCAAAGCTTTGGGAGAAAAGCTTGAGCTCAATTTAAATCGTGTAAGCTCACAAAGGAACTTTTATTTCAAAACCCCCCAAGACCACCAGATAATGGAGAAACCCCCTTTACAAGAAATACCTACCCCTAGAGACAATAAGATGCCCTTGAtccaaatgaaaaagaaaagtttCATTTTGCTCTTCGAGCACTATGCCCTAAGCGAAGTACATATCCAAGGTGTGATAGTAATAACCGCTGTAGCTCAAGAGTTTCGCATAGCTCAAAAATCCTTAGTCGATCTTAAACAGGAGGCCAAATGTCCATTTTATATACCCCTGAATACAAATACAACGATTGAATTGAAGAAGACTTCCTTTGAGCAGCTGAGGGAAAACCCCGATATGCTTTTAAAACAAATCAAGCCAAAAAGTCCTAAGGTCAACTTTAATTTTCTGGACCACGATCCCTTATTTTTCCATGACATATTGTTTAACAATAAGAAAAATGTGCAAGAAGCTTTAAATGTTGATGCGGCGGAAGATGCAATAGAGAAAGTGGAAGAGAGACCATTATTGAATGAAAAAGTGGAAACTTCCAATGTAAATTCTTCCATTGCATTGAATTTGGCAGAAAATGacaaacacattgaaatatccccTGAATCTGATCATCAAATGATGGTGAAAAGTAAGAAGCGCTCAAGAATTACACGCCGCTATGTTACCCCTTTGCCTTTGGATAAGCCTAATATCAGTCCAAAGAACAACCTCTGCAAAACCATTCTTATAGGTGGAGTACAAATTTCCTGTTTTCTGCTTTTGATTATTGCCTTTACTTTACCAGATGTTAAGTGCTAA
- the LOC106092655 gene encoding uncharacterized protein LOC106092655 isoform X1 — protein MSHHKNKSNGKLTDARRESAWDQLTKVRKTPTTGSRQNSMNRTMQRFQLMKKLAANHNHQELLRKQQLQEEQRHPNTPEQRESPRGPLTGTNPIGDNRNFDLPSPSPMLERNNQGWNKTSKILSNPKSKRHHSYNAKFPRSPHRSLPHPKRNDHLQLSCVKPEMDSQGYFKPSKSSKLIKEMLNARSLKNTKSSVEKETSLHQHGTKRIALPEQFETSSSKTLIGSNPHNTDPNENVEKSPTRISRKNRISPTLQKPISPKTYIGDISNNTGLEEGLEETEDEYKLAPLMFSSAHCDLNSSQHILQSFQEVLQQRGESSMAAEELKIVKQVIKHDERYHQVDKNNTSLLKDILKTQLQDILKQQKVVKQALRKLDSEVSIASCEVLDLEPLNNKANDTQNPEDEDTKILKVDEVSKNCSSLEREILILKALGEKLELNLNRVSSQRNFYFKTPQDHQIMEKPPLQEIPTPRDNKMPLIQMKKKSFILLFEHYALSEVHIQGVIVITAVAQEFRIAQKSLVDLKQEAKCPFYIPLNTNTTIELKKTSFEQLRENPDMLLKQIKPKSPKVNFNFLDHDPLFFHDILFNNKKNVQEALNVDAAEDAIEKVEERPLLNEKVETSNVNSSIALNLAENDKHIEISPESDHQMMVKSKKRSRITRRYVTPLPLDKPNISPKNNLCKTILIGGVQISCFLLLIIAFTLPDVKC, from the exons ATGAGCCACCATAAAAATAAATCTAATGGAAAGTTAACCGATGCTAG AAGAGAATCAGCATGGGATCAACTAACTAAGGTACGCAAAACTCCAACTACAGGGTCTCGACAGAATTCCATGAACCGAACAATGCAGCGTTTTCAGCTCATGAAAAAATTAGCAGCAAATCACAATCATCAAGAATTattgcgaaaacaacaactacaagaAGAACAACGCCATCCAAATACTCCTGAGCAACGTGAAAGTCCTCGTGGTCCTTTGACAGGTACGAATCCTATTGGGGACAATCGCAACTTTGATCTACCATCACCGAGTCCTATGCTAGAAAGGAATAATCAGGGATGGAACAAAACATCCAAGATTTTGTCAAACCCAAAATCAAAGCGTCACCATTCATACAATGCTAAATTTCCTAGAAGCCCTCATCGTAGTTTGCCACATCCTAAACGGAATGACCATCTACAGTTGTCTTGTGTAAAGCCGGAAATGGATAGTCAAGGATATTTCAAACCATCCAAATCCTCAAAGCTCATTAAGGAAATGCTCAATGCCAGAAGTTTGAAAAATACCAAAAGCTCTGTGGAAAAGGAGACATCACTACATCAGCATGGTACCAAAAGAATAGCTTTACCTGAACAATTTGAGACTTCGAGCTCTAAAACTCTTATAGGCAGCAACCCTCATAATACTGACCCCAATGAAAATGTAGAGAAATCACCTACTCGAATTAGTAGGAAGAATAGAATTTCACCTACCCTACAAAAGCCTATAAGCCCCAAGACCTATATAGGCGATATCAGCAATAATACTGGGCTCGAGGAAGGTCTGGAGGAAACCGAGGATGAATACAAATTAGCCCCTTTGATGTTCTCATCCGCCCATTGCGACTTAAACAGCAGCCAACATATTTTGCAAAGCTTTCAGGAAGTTCTTCAACAGCGAGGCGAAAGCTCCATGGCAGCTGAAGAGTTGAAGATAGTAAAGCAGGTCATAAAACATGATGAACGTTATCATCAGGTGGATAAAAATAATACTTCATTGTTAAAGGATATACTCAAGACCCAATTGCAGGATATCCTTAAACAGCAGAAGGTGGTTAAGCAAGCTTTAAGAAAATTGGACTCGGAGGTAAGCATAGCAAGTTGTGAAGTGCTAGACTTAGAGCCTCTTAACAATAAGGCAAATGATACTCAAAACCCTGAAGACGAAGACACCAAGATATTAAAAGTTGACGAGGTTTCTAAAAATTGTTCCTCTCTAGAAAGGGAAATTCTCATACTCAAAGCTTTGGGAGAAAAGCTTGAGCTCAATTTAAATCGTGTAAGCTCACAAAGGAACTTTTATTTCAAAACCCCCCAAGACCACCAGATAATGGAGAAACCCCCTTTACAAGAAATACCTACCCCTAGAGACAATAAGATGCCCTTGAtccaaatgaaaaagaaaagtttCATTTTGCTCTTCGAGCACTATGCCCTAAGCGAAGTACATATCCAAGGTGTGATAGTAATAACCGCTGTAGCTCAAGAGTTTCGCATAGCTCAAAAATCCTTAGTCGATCTTAAACAGGAGGCCAAATGTCCATTTTATATACCCCTGAATACAAATACAACGATTGAATTGAAGAAGACTTCCTTTGAGCAGCTGAGGGAAAACCCCGATATGCTTTTAAAACAAATCAAGCCAAAAAGTCCTAAGGTCAACTTTAATTTTCTGGACCACGATCCCTTATTTTTCCATGACATATTGTTTAACAATAAGAAAAATGTGCAAGAAGCTTTAAATGTTGATGCGGCGGAAGATGCAATAGAGAAAGTGGAAGAGAGACCATTATTGAATGAAAAAGTGGAAACTTCCAATGTAAATTCTTCCATTGCATTGAATTTGGCAGAAAATGacaaacacattgaaatatccccTGAATCTGATCATCAAATGATGGTGAAAAGTAAGAAGCGCTCAAGAATTACACGCCGCTATGTTACCCCTTTGCCTTTGGATAAGCCTAATATCAGTCCAAAGAACAACCTCTGCAAAACCATTCTTATAGGTGGAGTACAAATTTCCTGTTTTCTGCTTTTGATTATTGCCTTTACTTTACCAGATGTTAAGTGCTAA